A window from Triticum aestivum cultivar Chinese Spring chromosome 6D, IWGSC CS RefSeq v2.1, whole genome shotgun sequence encodes these proteins:
- the LOC123143808 gene encoding uncharacterized protein, with amino-acid sequence MSGGGRGGGEEEEVVHMEDAVNMLVEHLVKPVLPRGAIFGAAQGERHMEPDKQRAVAQQIHTAIILYNYYHRKMSPQLAFADPKRFFVCASLSAGEDLLAYLSMVHERESNPGKHVRLSVTDRAAIQACEIAEELDASKDSPDMAMWPISKVAVLLLDLTRKKCLIEYSANTKGIWSIIEKEIDATAGNSHSTNQPAGQESTGKGNVGALNTPYMLRQQAYSEVERRTGMKGSNLRLLDETLAYSLSKERTTTKLFIVEYEQTMEGNLVEMCLEELISSMTGPLFANDPFPKTTSVVEYYHILPYKEILFELLHRKWPSDSPLNEQSHRHGKGSLHSVIDENVEEQDVNSTSKMQKRITKVSTPKQSKQAIAANSNQDYRTSKHKRNSKRKSEASRADVCAEGPDAEIHRIENGPPPVIIDLETSKPLTKSRNTKAAAAASRETKILQAVDKNKTQKQSRRDNVPQDVFTAEAPHVDLMKNRALEHQNMDVSEKSGGTTEYTNDQIYDSLQSIQKIRDEILRKECILQERSAQCDMDIQTILSEGKMTPKTASIIHKYKETCSDMMDVANSSCSGDGGQSITQRKGLREALLRHNSCEELDEICRGGNWIFPRYTVVPSVSDGMFHASVRLTCPEFEMSITGGPRLTAHEARCSAAANMILELHKKAEEEEQ; translated from the exons ATGTCCGGCGgcggaagaggaggaggggaggaggaggaggtggtgcacATGGAGGACGCGGTGAACATGCTCGTGGAGCACCTCGTGAAGCCCGTGCTGCCGCGGGGCGCGATCTTTGGCGCCGCCCAGGGGGAGCGCCACATGGAGCCGGACAAACAGCGCGCCGTCGCGCAGCAG ATTCACACGGCCATCATCTTGTACAACTACTACCACAGGAAGATGTCGCCGCAGCTTGCATTTGCAGATCCCAAACGGTTTTTTGTGTGTGCTTCTCTTTCTGCTGGAGAGGATCTGCTTGCGTACTTGAGTATGGTTCATGAGCGTGAGAGCAATCCTGGCAAGCATGTGAGGCTATCTGTTACTGACAGAGCAGCGATACAGGCATGTGAGATCGCTGAAGAACTCGACGCGAGCAAAGATTCTCCAGACATGGCAATGTGGCCAATATCAAAAGTTGCTGTGCTTCTTCTTGATTTGACAAGAAAAAAATGTTTGATTGAGTATAGTGCTAATACCAAGGGTATCTGGTCAATCATAGAGAAGGAAATAGATGCAACAGCTGGTAATTCACACAGTACCAACCAGCCAGCAGGCCAGGAATCAACAGGTAAAGGAAACGTGGGTGCTCTGAATACACCATATATGCTTCGTCAACAAGCCTATTCGGAGGTGGAACGTAGAACAG GTATGAAGGGCTCAAACTTGCGTCTTCTCGATGAAACTTTGGCATACTCGTTGAGTAAAGAAAGGACGACTACCAAGTTATTTATTGTGGAGTATGAGCAAACCATGGAAGGCAACCTTGTAGAAATGTGTCTAGAAGAGTTGATTAGCAG TATGACTGGTCCGCTATTTGCAAATGATCCATTTCCAAaaacaacatctgtagttgagtattatCACATTCTTCCGTATAAGGAGATTTTGTTTGAACTCCTCCACAG GAAATGGCCTTCTGATTCTCCACTGAACGAACAATCACATCGACATGGAAAAGGTTCATTGCACTCTGTAATAGATGAAAATGTGGAAGAGCAAGATGTGAATAGCACGTCTAAGATGCAAAAACGAATTACAAAAGTGTCAACTCCAAAGCAAAGCAAACAAGCAATTGCTGCCAATAGCAACCAGGACTACAGGACCAGCAAGCACAAGAGAAACAGCAAAAGAAAATCTGAAGCCTCCAGGGCTGATGTCTGTGCAGAGGGTCCAGATGCTGAGATCCACAGAATAGAAAATGGTCCACCTCCTGTTATTATTGATTTGGAAACTTCAAAACCTCTGACTAAGTCAAGAAATACAAAAGCTGCTGCAGCAGCAAGTCGAGAAACTAAAATCCTACAAGCCG TGGATAAGAACAAAACACAGAAGCAGTCTAGACGTGACAATGTGCCCCAAGATGTCTTTACTGCAGAG GCACCACATGTTGATCTAATGAAGAACCGTGCTTTGGAACATCAAAATATGGATGTGTCAGAAAAGTCAG GTGGCACCACTGAGTACACCAATGACCAGATATATGATTCGCTGCAATCAATTCAGAAAATACGGGATGAGATT CTTCGCAAGGAATGCATACTTCAAGAACGAAGTGCTCAGTGTGATATGGACATTCAGACAATCTTGAGCG AAGGGAAGATGACACCAAAAACTGCATCAATAATACACAAATACAAGGAAACTTGCTCAGATATGATGGATGTTGCCAATTCATCTTGCTCTGGAGATGGTGGCCAATCCATCACTCAGAGGAAGGGATTGAGGGAGGCACTCCTCCGACACAATTCATGCGAG GAGCTTGATGAGATCTGCCGTGGGGGCAATTGGATATTCCCAAGATACACAGTAGTACCTTCAGTATCAGATG